In Thermotoga sp. Ku-13t, one genomic interval encodes:
- a CDS encoding tripartite tricarboxylate transporter substrate binding protein, whose amino-acid sequence MKKFLAILVLFSVVLTFAEWKPAKSITVIVPWSAGGSTDQVTRMITAQMEPLLSRKFIIVNTPGGAGSIGTLNAWQAPHDGYTWTANATLDITKYAVLGYMNVTHRDWTYFLCAEAPNVVVVNPNSPYRTIVDLVNAMKENPEIPLSSAGTGSGGHVALEIFAEYFKVKYKHVPYAGGAPATTAVVTGEVVGNMQFVHEVADMARAGKLRILCTLAAEPINLQGYGEIPSIRQWYPDFPDVRFHFGLIIPKDVSAEVLKTVGEVFEKAANSDAFKEWAIKQGLKPVCYYGEDAENIVEQVARRVTWLLYDRGIATVSPEQFNIPRIGQ is encoded by the coding sequence TCCGTGGTCTGCTGGTGGCTCGACCGATCAGGTTACCAGGATGATCACAGCCCAGATGGAACCATTGCTCAGCAGAAAGTTCATTATCGTCAACACTCCAGGTGGAGCAGGTTCGATCGGAACCCTTAACGCCTGGCAGGCACCACACGATGGTTATACCTGGACGGCAAACGCAACGCTGGACATCACCAAGTACGCCGTGCTGGGGTACATGAACGTCACACACCGAGACTGGACATACTTTCTGTGCGCCGAGGCTCCCAACGTGGTGGTTGTGAATCCGAACTCACCCTATCGGACGATAGTGGATCTTGTGAACGCGATGAAAGAAAACCCTGAGATACCGCTGTCTTCGGCAGGCACCGGTAGCGGTGGCCACGTGGCGCTCGAGATATTCGCAGAATACTTCAAAGTGAAGTACAAACACGTTCCGTACGCAGGTGGTGCACCCGCAACAACCGCCGTCGTGACGGGCGAAGTGGTCGGAAACATGCAGTTCGTTCACGAAGTCGCCGATATGGCGAGGGCAGGAAAACTGAGAATCCTCTGCACGCTGGCAGCAGAACCTATCAATCTGCAAGGTTACGGTGAGATTCCCTCCATCAGACAGTGGTATCCAGATTTTCCAGATGTGCGTTTCCATTTCGGTTTGATCATCCCGAAGGACGTATCCGCTGAAGTTTTGAAAACCGTCGGCGAAGTATTTGAAAAGGCAGCCAACTCAGACGCATTCAAAGAGTGGGCCATCAAGCAGGGTCTCAAGCCAGTCTGTTACTACGGTGAAGATGCGGAAAACATCGTGGAACAGGTTGCAAGAAGGGTAACCTGGTTGCTCTACGATCGCGGAATCGCGACGGTATCACCTGAGCAATTCAACATTCCAAGGATCGGTCAGTGA
- a CDS encoding tripartite tricarboxylate transporter TctB family protein: MRDRISALLFMSLGIFFLVSALRMPRMTEYGKYGAPGIVPAFFSIMVILLCFIMLLRKHRPTPDTRPVPDEIRRKENRRFILASVIFLAYVFLLGKINFIILTSIFLSAISMIFLRKRFVIVALTSVGTTLGIYYLFSRVFLLPLP, translated from the coding sequence ATGAGAGATCGGATTTCCGCCCTGTTGTTCATGTCTCTTGGAATCTTCTTCCTCGTTAGTGCGTTGAGGATGCCGAGGATGACAGAATACGGCAAGTACGGTGCACCGGGAATAGTTCCGGCATTCTTTTCGATAATGGTCATCCTCCTATGTTTCATAATGCTGTTGAGAAAACATAGGCCGACCCCGGATACTCGCCCTGTTCCTGACGAGATTCGTCGTAAAGAAAACAGAAGGTTCATTCTCGCATCCGTCATATTTCTCGCCTACGTTTTTCTCCTTGGAAAGATCAACTTCATCATCCTGACTTCAATCTTCTTGAGCGCGATCTCGATGATCTTTCTCAGAAAAAGGTTCGTCATCGTCGCCTTAACCTCGGTCGGTACGACGCTGGGCATATACTATCTCTTTTCCAGAGTCTTTCTGCTCCCGCTCCCATGA
- a CDS encoding tripartite tricarboxylate transporter permease has translation MTTLKIFFQSMGSTLTNPVFLFHLSWSTLLGILVGILPGLTATLGVAILTTLTFGFPPDIAIPMLLCVYVGAIYGGSRTAIVLNIPGTPANAATTVDGFPLARSGMAGFALNVATIMSGIGSIIGAIFIVSLAPALGAVALRFGSWEFALLAIFGTIIAGSLTAPKDPLKGWLAGFLGLMIAMIGLDEIVSFPRYTFGNIQLYGGISLLPVLVGVYGIPEILTSLKRVTKAEVVLDFSTRGKKLSYLQTIKKNALNLVRSGLIGVFIGVIPGVGEDVAAWVAYDVAKRMSKEPEKFGQGSIEGLTAAETANNACVAGAIIPVLTLAVPGSAPAAVLLAAMWIHGIKAGPLLSIEHPEMIGYVAAAFTIATFLMVLFGLIVTRLFLKILLVPTEILMPIIFVLCIVGTYVLNGRLFDVWVMLLFGLLGYFMRINDFPAAPFVLGFILGPMADTNIRRALMLTNGNVSPFFTRPISLALIIAIALVVLSKYLPKRRGERA, from the coding sequence ATGACCACGCTGAAGATCTTTTTTCAATCTATGGGTTCAACTTTGACCAATCCGGTTTTTCTGTTTCATCTTTCCTGGTCCACTCTGCTTGGTATTTTAGTTGGGATCTTGCCAGGTCTGACAGCAACACTGGGTGTGGCAATATTGACCACCTTGACGTTTGGTTTTCCACCTGACATAGCGATACCTATGCTCTTGTGTGTTTACGTGGGCGCTATCTACGGTGGTAGCAGAACAGCTATCGTGCTGAACATACCAGGCACTCCAGCAAACGCAGCAACCACGGTGGATGGTTTTCCGCTGGCGCGCTCCGGTATGGCAGGTTTCGCGCTGAACGTTGCCACGATAATGAGCGGCATAGGATCCATCATAGGAGCGATCTTCATCGTTTCTCTGGCGCCAGCTCTCGGAGCTGTTGCGTTGAGGTTCGGTTCATGGGAATTCGCACTCCTTGCCATCTTTGGCACCATCATAGCGGGGAGTTTGACTGCTCCAAAAGATCCTTTGAAAGGATGGCTCGCCGGATTTCTTGGCCTCATGATCGCGATGATCGGTCTGGATGAGATCGTTTCTTTTCCAAGGTACACCTTTGGGAACATACAGCTCTACGGTGGTATATCACTCTTGCCCGTACTGGTGGGTGTCTATGGAATACCCGAGATTCTGACGAGTTTGAAGCGTGTTACGAAAGCTGAAGTGGTGCTCGATTTCTCAACGAGAGGAAAGAAGCTTTCCTATCTTCAAACGATAAAGAAGAACGCTTTGAATCTGGTGAGATCTGGACTCATCGGCGTCTTCATAGGTGTGATACCGGGTGTTGGTGAAGATGTGGCTGCATGGGTAGCGTACGATGTGGCAAAACGTATGAGTAAAGAACCTGAAAAGTTCGGTCAAGGTTCGATCGAGGGACTCACTGCCGCGGAAACCGCGAACAACGCTTGTGTTGCTGGAGCCATCATACCTGTGCTCACGCTGGCGGTACCGGGTAGCGCTCCCGCTGCGGTGCTGCTGGCCGCGATGTGGATACACGGTATAAAGGCTGGACCTTTGCTTTCCATAGAACATCCCGAGATGATAGGTTACGTTGCGGCTGCTTTCACGATCGCCACATTCTTGATGGTGCTTTTCGGTTTGATAGTCACGAGGCTCTTTTTGAAAATCCTTCTGGTTCCCACGGAAATCCTGATGCCCATCATTTTCGTGCTCTGCATTGTGGGAACGTACGTTTTGAACGGCAGATTGTTCGATGTCTGGGTCATGCTCCTCTTCGGGCTGCTCGGTTACTTCATGAGGATCAACGATTTTCCTGCCGCCCCATTCGTGCTCGGTTTCATCCTAGGTCCCATGGCAGACACGAACATCAGAAGGGCGCTCATGCTGACCAACGGTAACGTATCACCTTTCTTCACACGACCGATTTCACTCGCATTGATCATCGCGATCGCTCTGGTGGTTCTCTCAAAATACCTACCAAAGAGAAGGGGTGAAAGGGCATGA
- a CDS encoding Gfo/Idh/MocA family oxidoreductase, which produces MNKIRVGIVGAGFVSHIHIAAYRENREFFKVVGVCAAHRENAERLARQYGIERVFDNFEQLSSCRDIDVVDVCVPTSVHDDVIFAACENKKHIICEKPLTGYFGEDRPEIDCVGDIDKEHMYRKVLEKLAKIDEAVRSSGVKFMYAENFVYAPAVTKAKRLIAASKAPILELRAEESHSGSHASYSRRWRTAGGGSLLRMGSHPIGAVIHMKHFEGKLFYGKPIRVRSVFAETASLTKLESVKRFGKPSMVTDWYDVEDWSCAVLTFEDGSKAIVISNDVSLGGVKNLLQINTVNGMIYCNMTPNNMMLAYTPNPDTWKDEYIAEKIETKAGWTFPSPDEDWVRGYPQEMRDFAKCLLEGKEPESDFELAKETVKVIYAAYLSAQKGERIELL; this is translated from the coding sequence ATGAACAAGATCAGGGTCGGGATCGTTGGGGCTGGTTTCGTGTCCCACATCCACATCGCCGCTTACAGAGAAAACAGAGAGTTTTTCAAAGTGGTTGGTGTTTGTGCCGCACACAGAGAGAACGCAGAAAGGCTGGCTCGACAGTACGGTATAGAAAGGGTCTTCGATAACTTCGAGCAACTTTCATCCTGTAGAGATATCGATGTTGTAGACGTGTGCGTTCCTACCAGCGTTCACGACGACGTGATCTTTGCGGCGTGTGAGAACAAGAAACACATCATCTGTGAAAAACCCCTGACGGGTTATTTCGGTGAGGACAGACCGGAGATCGATTGTGTCGGTGATATAGATAAGGAACACATGTACAGGAAAGTTCTGGAAAAGCTTGCGAAGATAGACGAAGCTGTGAGATCGAGTGGCGTGAAGTTCATGTACGCAGAAAATTTCGTTTACGCCCCGGCCGTCACGAAAGCCAAAAGACTCATCGCCGCATCGAAAGCACCAATCCTGGAATTGAGGGCTGAAGAGAGCCACTCCGGTTCGCATGCATCTTATTCGAGACGGTGGCGTACTGCGGGTGGCGGAAGCCTTCTGCGCATGGGTTCACACCCGATCGGCGCGGTCATTCACATGAAACACTTCGAAGGTAAACTTTTCTACGGAAAACCCATCCGTGTCAGGTCCGTCTTCGCAGAAACTGCTAGTCTGACCAAACTCGAATCTGTCAAACGCTTCGGCAAACCGAGCATGGTGACAGACTGGTATGATGTGGAAGATTGGTCCTGTGCGGTTCTGACTTTCGAAGACGGTTCCAAAGCGATCGTGATCTCGAACGACGTAAGCCTGGGAGGCGTGAAGAATTTGCTCCAGATAAACACCGTGAACGGCATGATTTATTGCAACATGACTCCGAACAACATGATGCTCGCCTACACACCGAATCCGGACACCTGGAAAGACGAATACATCGCTGAGAAGATAGAGACCAAGGCGGGCTGGACCTTCCCATCACCAGACGAAGACTGGGTGAGGGGTTATCCTCAGGAAATGAGAGACTTCGCAAAATGCTTGCTGGAAGGCAAGGAACCTGAGTCCGATTTCGAGCTCGCAAAAGAAACGGTGAAAGTCATTTACGCAGCGTACCTGTCGGCTCAGAAGGGCGAACGGATCGAGCTTCTGTGA